One window from the genome of Gambusia affinis linkage group LG14, SWU_Gaff_1.0, whole genome shotgun sequence encodes:
- the ehmt2 gene encoding histone-lysine N-methyltransferase EHMT2 isoform X2 yields MSAPQTTTKEASDQDDPETPTESVAAPSEVKEDVAVLITSASMLEPKVLSSATSKKPEKGLSDAADDGETWSPPPSPPLNKPVAGHAAKSISSMSPSPYSSSPLSPGRAKMSVSGPSTSKANLPPAPSASSSPSPSAPSTPSASPGPHKIHRARKTMNRPPLAQVSQVDVLAATAAPSGSDSETAAKKRKLSESPPGKCEKISNKTQAEDEKLFHKKVESITDLGKSVDDGNHLSALDSEKLENGGEEKQPITNTEDQSLEPERKSLRPQSDQDKDTITIDLGETEEERSGEYTEVPLGDLDIAAADSLTLSPPADGSEAGDMERLEELPLCSCRMEAPRVDSTSQRASRQCMATESLNGELRACTNWTMKAETMRPSSRIPLMVLCDVHRSHMVKHHCCPGCGYFCIAGTFLECCPDQRIAHRFHRGCVTVLSGGRSKANGGGMLFCPHCGEDASEAQEIIIPSSASTSATTVVTMSASSTTTPSLPPSAPTAPSLTASTGGMKDGKMPERPVSARMRSHGLVAPTVEQQPPQLVPSATTVPAVPPAEEGVDSVGPSLCMPNGKSVSPSALPPGPSRAALQKAILTQETERRKKLRFHPRQLYPAAKQGEVQRVLLMLKRAKGQGGDISPETSSRDVDAVEGIDPTYQPESQNRRSALHAAAQRGLLEVCYMLIQAGAQVDAKDKDLRTPLLEAVINNHVDVARYLIQNGACVYHVEEDGYTGLHHAAKLGNLEIVNMLLETGQVDVNAQDNGGWTPIIWAAEHKHVQVIKSLLNRGADVSIKDKELNLCLHWAAYAGNIDIAELVLNSGSSLSSVNVHGDTPLHIAAREGYLECVTLFLSRGADIDIMNREGDTPLSLARPDTPVWVSLQINRKLRRGIANRLIRTERIICSDVAQGYENIPIPCVNAVDDEGCPSDYKYVSENCETSAMNIDRNITHLQHCSCTDDCSSSNCLCGQLSIRCWYDKDQRLLQEFNKIEPPLIFECNMACSCYRTCKNRVVQAGIKVRLQLYRTEKMGWGVRAMQDIPQGSFICEYVGELISDAEADVREDDSYLFDLDNKDGEVYCIDARYYGNISRFINHLCDPNLIPVRVFMLHQDLRFPRIAFFSSRDILSGQELGFDYGDRFWDIKSKYFTCQCGSEKCKHSAEAIALEQSRLARMDACSESGADCGMALMGNS; encoded by the exons ATGTCGGCTCCTCAGACAACGACAAAG GAGGCCTCAGACCAAGACGACCCAGAAACACCAACAGAGTCTGTAGCCGCTCCCAGTGAAGTTAAAGAAG ATGTCGCAGTCCTCATCACGTCTGCTTCCATGCTAGAACCCAAAGTGCTTTCATCGGCGACATCTAAGAAGCCGGAAAAGGGCCTTTCTGACGCTGCTGATGATGGAGAGACATGGTCGCCTCCTCCTTCGCCGCCGCTGAACAAACCTGTTGCAG gTCATGCTGCAAAGTCCATTTCCTCGATGTCTCCCTCTCCCTACTCTTCCTCCCCGTTGTCTCCTGGTCGAGCCAAGATGAGCGTCTCCGGGCCGTCCACCAGCAAAGCCAACCTCCCTCCAGCTCCTTCCGCCTCCTCTTCCCCGTCTCCTTCTGCTCCCTCCACTCCCTCCGCCTCTCCAGGCCCACACAAGATCCACCGGGCCCGGAAGACCATGAACCGGCCCCCGCTGGCCCAG GTGAGTCAGGTTGATGTTCTGGCTGCGACCGCGGCGCCGTCAGGATCCGACTCTGAAACCG ctgcaaaaaagaGGAAACTATCCGAGAGCCCACCggggaaatgtgaaaaaatttcaAACAAGACTCAAGCTGAG gACGAGAAGCTGTTTCATAAAAAGGTGGAGTCTATTACGGATTTGGGGAAGTCTGTTGACGATGGAAACCATTTATCTGCTCTAGATTCAGAAAAG TTGGAAAATGGAGGTGAAGAGAAGCAGCCAATTACCAATACAGAAGATCAG AGTTTGGAGCCTGAGAGAAAGTCTTTGCGGCCGCAGTCGGATCAGGACAAAGACACTATCACCATTGATTTGGGGGAAACAGAAGAGG aaaGGTCTGGAGAATACACAGAGGTTCCTTTGGGTGATTTGGACATCGCTGCTGCTGACAGTCTGACTCTTTCCCCTCCTGCTG ATGGAAGTGAAGCAGGCGACATGGAGCGGCTGGAGGAGCTTCCTCTGTGCAGCTGCAGAATGGAGGCTCCTCGAGTCGACAGCACCAGCCAGCGGGCCAGCAGACAGTGCATGGCGACGGAAAGCCTCAACGGAGAG CTTCGGGCTTGCACCAACTGGACCATGAAAGCGGAGACGATGCGGCCGTCCAGTCGGATTCCCCTCATGGTTCTGTGTGACGTCCATCGCTCACACATGGTGAAACACCACTGTTGTCCTGGATGTGGGTACTTCTGCATAGCA GGCACTTTTCTGGAATGCTGCCCGGACCAGCGGATCGCTCATCGCTTCCACCGCGGCTGTGTGACCGTACTGAGCGGCGGCCGCAGCAAGGCCAACGGCGGCGGGATGCTTTTCTGTCCACACTGTGGGGAAGACGCCTCAGAGGCCCAGGAGATCATCATCCCCTCCTCGGCATCAACCTCTGCAACCACGGTGGTCACCATGTCGGCCTCCTCCACAACCACGCCCTCCCTGCCCCCATCAGCCCCGACGGCGCCCTCTCTCACTGCCTCAACAGGAGGGATGAAGGACGGGAAGATGCCTGAGAGGCCTGTCAG CGCTCGAATGCGAAGCCACGGCCTGGTGGCTCCCACAGTGGAGCAGCAGCCTCCTCAGCTCGTCCCCTCAGCTACGACTGTGCCTGCTGTTCCTCCGGCTGAGGAGGGAGTGGACAGCGTAGGTCCGTCTCTCTGCATGCCGAATGGGAAGTCAGTCAGCCCAAGTGCACTACCACCTGGACCCAGCAGGGCGGCGCTGCAGAAAGCAATTCTCACACAGGAAACGGAAAG GAGGAAGAAACTGAGGTTCCACCCGCGGCAGCTGTATCCTGCTGCAAAGCAAGGAGAGGTCCAGCGAGTGCTGCTGATGCTGA AAAGAGCAAAAGGTCAGGGAGGAGACATTAGCCCAGAGACCAGCAGCAGGGACGTTGATGCAG TGGAGGGAATCGATCCAACGTACCAGCCTGAGTCTCAGAACCGACGTTCAGCTCTTCACGCTGCAGCCCAGAGAGGCCTGCTGGAGGTCTGCTACATGCTGATACAG GCTGGAGCTCAGGTTGATGCCAAAGACAAAGACCTGAGGACTCCTCTGCTGGAAGCCGTAATCAATAATCACGTTGATGTGGCTCGTTACCTGATCCAGAACGGCGCCTGCGTTTATCACGTT GAGGAGGATGGATACACTGGCCTCCACCACGCAGCCAAGCTGGGGAACCTGGAAATCGTTAATATGCTTCTGGAGACCGGCCAGGTGGATGTAAATGCTCAG GACAACGGTGGTTGGACACCGATCATCTGGGCTGCAGAGCACAAACACGTTCAAGTGATCAAATCGCTGCTGAACAGAGGAGCCGACGTCTCCATTAAAGATAAG GAGCTGAACTTGTGTCTCCACTGGGCGGCGTACGCTGGAAACATCGACATCGCAGAGCTGGTGTTGAACTCCGGCTCCTCACTCTCCTCGGTTAATGTGCATGGAGACACTCCGCTCCACATCGCCGCCAGAGAGGGATACCTGGAGTGTGTGAC gttgtttttgtcGAGAGGAGCGGACATCGACATCATGAACAGGGAGGGCGACACGCCGCTCAGCCTCGCCCGGCCCGACACGCCCGTCTGGGTTTCGCTACAGATCAACAGGAAGCTGCGCAGAGGAATCGCCAACCGGCTGATCCGGACAGAGCGAATCATCTGCAG CGACGTGGCGCAGGGCTACGAAAACATACCGATCCCCTGCGTGAACGCCGTGGACGACGAAGGATGTCCGTCGGATTATAAATACGTTTCCGAAAACTGTGAGACGTCAGCAATGAACATAGATCGAAACATCACGCACTTACAG CATTGTAGCTGCACTGACGACTGCTCTTCCAGTAACTGCCTCTGCGGGCAGCTGAGCATCCGCTGCTGGTATGACAAG GATCAACGGCTGCTTCAGGAATTCAACAAAATCGAACCTCCTCTCATTTTCGAATGCAACATGGCGTGTTCGTGTTATCGAACGTGCAAGAACAGAGTCGTCCAAGCAGGCATAAA AGTtcgcctgcagctgtacaggACGGAGAAGATGGGATGGGGAGTCCGAGCGATGCAGGACATTCCTCAGGGCAGCTTCATCTGCGA ATATGTTGGAGAGCTGATCTCTGACGCCGAGGCTGATGTTCGAGAAGACGACTCCTACTTGTTTGACCTCGACAACAAG GACGGGGAGGTCTACTGCATAGACGCACGTTACTACGGCAACATCAGCCGCTTCATCAACCACCTGTGTGACCCAAACCTCATCCCGGTGCGTGTGTTCATGCTGCATCAGGACCTGCGCTTCCCTCGCATCGCCTTCTTCAGCTCCAGAGACATCCTGAGTGGACAAGAGCTGGG GTTTGACTACGGCGACCGCTTCTGGGACATTAAGAGCAAGTACTTCACCTGTCAGTGTGGGTCGGAGAAATGTAAGCACTCTGCTGAGGCCATTGCTCTGGAACAGAGCAGGCTGGCCCGGATGGACGCCTGCTCAGAGTCCGGAGCCGACTGCGGGATGGCCTTGATGGGAAACTCTTAA